The stretch of DNA CACAAAGTTCTCGGATGAGAACGAGTCTATGACCTCGCTGGCCACGCCGTATTCTTCCACTTTCTTTGCTGTTTTTGGGCCAACACTCACTATCCTTACTTTTTTTCCCGGCGTTATCTTCTCAAAAAGTTTCTCAACCCCGAGAGCGCTCGTGAAAATCAGGATGTCGATCTTATCTTTTGAAATCATGTCGCAAAGATGATGAAGAGGCCCGGGGTCTGTGGGATCTGTTGCCTTCATGGTTGGAACCAGGATCGCTTCGTGGCCGTAGCGGGCAAATAGCTCTTCTATACCCTGGGATTTTTCTTCCAGTTTCGTGACAGCAATTTTCATACAAATGAAAACTCACGCATCAAAGCATAATGCTTTTGTTCATTGGCAGTTCATGGGATTGGCATGGAACTATCCATAACTTTACTGCTCATCTCAATGTTTTTCGGCTTTCTCCTCGGCATTATCTCAGGTCTAACCCCGGGAATCCATGTAAATAATTTTGCCCTTATCCTCGTGGCATTGTCACCGCTTTTCATGGATCTGGGGTTCGCTCCCTTTTACGTCGCTGTGATCATCCTTTCAAATTCCATAACCCAGACGTTCCTCGATATCATCCCCTCGATTTTTCTTGGGGCGCCGGAAGCCGATACAGCACTTGCAGTCCTGCCCGGGCATGCGCTTCTTGCGGAGGGGAAAGGATCTGAAGCCGTGCGTTTATCCGCCATTGGTGCCGCGGGTTCAGTGGTTGTTTCTTTATTGATGGCCGTTCCGCTAGCGTTTTTCTTCCTGAACATCTACGGCACGATAAACTCATTCATCGGATGGATACTTGTTTTAATTGTCCTTTTGATGATAGCCACCGAGAACGGAGAGGTGGTTGAGGGACAGGGATCGCTGGTACATCTCAAATTCAAGATGTATGCGGTGTTCCTGTTCCTGATATCAGGCTTTCTGGGGATGTTCGCGTTTGATAATCAGGCATGGATGTCGCCGCTTGTAAAATTCGGTGAACCCTCAATACTTCTTCCCCTCCTTTCCGGATTGTTCGGAGCATCAATGCTGGTGATCAGTCTCATGACGAAATCCGAAATACCACCCCAGAAAAGGGGAAGCGCGTTCGTGCTTCCCCGAAAAAGAATTGTCAGGGGATTACTGACCGGGAGCGCAGCAGGTTCTTTTGTGGCATGGCTTCCCGGGGTCTCTTCGGCAGTGGGCACCATTATCGCCCGGCTCATTATACCGGAGGAAAAGGATGAAAATTCGTCAAAAGAATTCCTGATTTCCATAAGTGGAGCAAATACCGCAAATGCTATCTTCAGTCTGATAGCGCTTTTCATTATCCACAAGGGCAGAAGCGGGGCAATGGTAGCGATCGACAAACTTGTCAATGTGAGCGAGTGGGATTTTTCCATGGTGATTATTTTATTGATCGTAATTGTATCTATCTCAGTGATTTCTTATTACACCACCATCTTTCTCGGTGACAGAGTATCGGGTTTCCTGTCAAAAGTCAATTACTCGAATTTATGTGCCACTGTGTTAATAGGCCTGTCTTTTCTGGTTTTTATGCTCACCGGCCTGTTCGGATTTATCATATTCCTTATATCCACGCCGGTCGGGATGATCGCATCATTTGCAAAAATAAGAAAAACGCATGCAATGGGGGTAATATTGTTGCCTGTGATAATGTATTTCATTTAAAACCGAGCATCCTTTCTCTGTGATCCCCGGCTGGTGAAGCTCTGCCGTGCTCTTTACAAGCGTCTCGGCCAGATCCATCCACCTGTACTTGCCACCAAAGAGATGTCGAATTCATATTTTGAGTCCGAAATATCCTTCATCAACCGGTTTGCCATATCCCCAACTTCTTCCGGTGTATATACTACCATTCCCCCCTCGTTTAAGAGCTGCCCTTAATGCTTATTAGATTCCAAACCATAAGAAATATAAACCCCTGTTCTCATATAAAAGTGGATTTGTAGAATAGCAATGGTGGATAGGAACTAAAGACTCAAACACCAGGATTCTTAGACCCATAAAAAAAAATGGAGCTCAGTCGTTTCAAAAGGGCAACTGAGCTCCAGCTTTGCCCGAAGGCACGGTAAGGTATACTTTGAGGTCATTAAAAGGTTGCTCAATTGTGCCTCCGAGGGAACAGATAAACAATAGGAGGAAAATAAGATGAGAAATAAAGGAATGCAATTAGGTGCAGTGCTTGTGGCGATGCTAATTGTGAGTATGTTATTTGTACCTGCAGTGAGCGCACAAGCGGAAAAAGAGAAAGTGAACAAAAAAATAGTGAAGATAATTCAGCTTCAACCAGAATCTGGTAGCGAAGTCATCCTAAATTCATCTAATGCAACCCGATGGTCAGATGATTCAATATCCTTTGGTGGCAGTGGTGAGAAGCGAGTGGGTGAGCCTGCATTATATTTCAGCATTGAAGTAAATATCTCAAAGGGAACTTACAAAACAATCAAACGGAATATTTCAAATGATATCGAATTCACGCCTGTCTTAAGCAAAGTTGAAATCTACAATAATGAACTTGTCCCGAATATTTTGACAGCAGGGGTAAAACCAGGAACATGGTTAGCGACAATTCAGATGATTACCAAGGATCCAGCTTTGTGGGATCTTGCAAAAACAACCCATACTCTGACGTGGACCGTAAATCCCAGTGGAACCGTGACATATAAAGGACGCATAGACAGCTGCTGGGCAGCCAATCCATCTCCCCTTAATACACATTGGTATGTGGATTCATGCAATTTCCAGGGCAGCTATTTATATTCAGCCGATTATACGGCTCTCTTCTCAACGGTTGATAATAAATTCCATAATTGGGATTTCATGAATCAAAACCAAGCCACTTATGTAGAGCACTGGAATCAGATTAAAG from Candidatus Methanoperedens sp. encodes:
- a CDS encoding tripartite tricarboxylate transporter permease codes for the protein MELSITLLLISMFFGFLLGIISGLTPGIHVNNFALILVALSPLFMDLGFAPFYVAVIILSNSITQTFLDIIPSIFLGAPEADTALAVLPGHALLAEGKGSEAVRLSAIGAAGSVVVSLLMAVPLAFFFLNIYGTINSFIGWILVLIVLLMIATENGEVVEGQGSLVHLKFKMYAVFLFLISGFLGMFAFDNQAWMSPLVKFGEPSILLPLLSGLFGASMLVISLMTKSEIPPQKRGSAFVLPRKRIVRGLLTGSAAGSFVAWLPGVSSAVGTIIARLIIPEEKDENSSKEFLISISGANTANAIFSLIALFIIHKGRSGAMVAIDKLVNVSEWDFSMVIILLIVIVSISVISYYTTIFLGDRVSGFLSKVNYSNLCATVLIGLSFLVFMLTGLFGFIIFLISTPVGMIASFAKIRKTHAMGVILLPVIMYFI